One genomic region from Sparus aurata chromosome 15, fSpaAur1.1, whole genome shotgun sequence encodes:
- the tnfaip3 gene encoding tumor necrosis factor alpha-induced protein 3 isoform X2: protein MSQGQNFLPKFLFVSNLLKAVKIRQRVPNDVVKPATSGGLMHHLRGMHRYTLEMIAMNHFPQAFREVVQAAILDRAMQASLEQEKKLNWCREVKKMVPLRTNGDGNCLLHAASQYMLGVQDTDLVLRKALHGVLKETDTGVFRARFQAELLGSQEFTQTGLRYTTMNWEEEWEKIVKMASPVSSSNGLQFDSLEDIHIFVLSNILRRPIIVIADQVVRSMKSGSSISPLNVGGIYLPLHWPPTECYKYPIVLGYDSQHFAPLITIKDSGPEIRAVPLINPGRGGFEELKVHFLMEKEQQQKERLLKDYLLLIEIPVIGLGYDATRIINAARLDEGNLPEDMNLMEDYLQLVNHEYQRWQEDKEQAWAAQPQRPPPFSVSQLSLIEIRCATPRCTFYVSVDTQPHCHECFEKRQATTGGGARIEGVVQTKGGGVQGGVGVIGGSETEVSSRGARSSSPPSSSSGRGVVLSSPRSAPPTAPSLSLYSETHAMKCKTPGCLFTLSVEHDGLCERCFNSRQNHGPPGAGTAAPGLPGPNGGPIVPHPAQGSGWTQWGGRETETERCSMCRQEAFRIFNGLCPPCMQRQQAPERGEPQQNNTRTEASSSAWSQARDAERPCLTLTPGHTSAWQAPLARPCKRSGCQFFGTPQNLGFCTICYVDYQTNHHLTPPPAPVQSRHGLEAGFQNASRCRGPGCGAVGKAMLEGYCDKCYVKEQSARLNQVAHRTPHSPPLVMRDRAVKPRSSQQSQTQTQTQTQCRRSGCSNVSPGCTDLCPECHTRGQGREAGRRAQAPKEKSKQRCRTQGCDHYANQEKQGYCNECDHFKQIYRG, encoded by the exons ATGTCGCAGGGTCAGAACTTCCTCCCCAAATTCCTGTTTGTCTCCAACCTGCTGAAGGCGGTGAAGATCCGCCAGCGAGTGCCCAACGACGTGGTTAAGCCGGCCACCAGCGGCGGGCTGATGCACCACCTGCGGGGGATGCACCGGTACACACTGGAGATGATTGCCATGAACCACTTCCCGCAGGCCTTTAGGGAGGTGGTGCAAGCCGCCATCCTGGACCGAGCCATGCAGGCGTCGCTGGAGCAGGAGAAGAAGTTGAATTGGTGTCGGGAGGTGAAGAAGATGGTGCCCTTACGTACAAATG gAGACGGGAACTGTTTGCTCCACGCGGCCTCTCAGTACATGCTGGGCGTTCAGGACACAGACCTGGTGCTTCGGAAAGCCCTCCATGGTGTTTTGAAAGAGACGGACACTGGTGTCTTTAGAGCCCGCTTCCAGGCAGAGCTGCTCGGGTCCCAAGAGTTTACCCAGACTGGACTTCGATACACCACCATG AACTGGGAGGAGGAGTGGGAAAAGATTGTGAAGATGGCGTCTCCGGTCTCCAGTAGCAACGGCCTccagtttgattctctggaggACATCCACATCTTTGTCCTCTCCAACATTCTCCGCAGACCCATCATCGTCATTGCAG ACCAGGTGGTCAGGAGTATGAAATCTGgttcctccatctctcctctgaATGTGGGCGGGATTTATCTGCCGCTACACTGGCCGCCCACAGAGTGCTACAAATACCCTATAGTGCTCGGCTATGACTCCCAGCACTTTGCACCCCTCATCACCATCAAAGACAGTGGTCCAG AGATCCGAGCAGTACCGCTGATCAACCCAGGACGGGGAGGCTTTGAGGAGCTAAAGGTTCACTTCCTGATGGAGaaagaacagcagcagaaagagagaCTTCTCAAAGACTACCTGCTGCTGATAGAGATTCCAGTCATAGGCTTGGGCTACGACGCCACACGAATCATCAATGCTGCACG GTTGGATGAAGGCAACCTCCCTGAAGACATGAACCTGATGGAGGACTACCTGCAACTTGTCAACCATGAGTACCAGCGCTGGCAGGAGGACAAGGAGCAGGCATGGGCTGCCCAGCCGCAGCGCCCGCCACCCTTCTCCGTCTCCCAGCTCTCCCTTATTGAGATCCGCTGTGCCACACCACGATGCACCTTTTACGTCTCCGTAGACACGCAGCCTCATTGCCATGAATGCTTTGAGAAGCGACAGGCCACTACAGGTGGAGGAGCGAGGATAGAAGGGGTGGTGCAGACCAAGGGAGGAGGGGTACAAGGTGGGGTAGGAGTGATAGGGGGATCAGAGACTGAGGTGAGCTCCAGAGGAGCACGAAGCAGCAGCCCCCCATCCTCCTCGTCTGGGAGAGGGGTGGTGTTATCCAGCCCCCGATCTGCTCCACCCACCGCTCCCAGCCTCAGCCTGTACAGTGAAACTCATGCCATGAAGTGCAAGACACCTGGCTGCCTCTTCACCCTAAGCGTGGAGCATGATGGACTTTGTGAGCGCTGTTTCAACTCCAGGCAGAACCACGGGCCCCCTGGAGCTGGAACGGCTGCTCCAGGACTCCCTGGTCCCAATGGGGGGCCTATAGTCCCCCATCCGGCCCAGGGCTCCGGCTGGACCCAGTGGGGGGGCcgtgagacagagacagagcgCTGCAGCATGTGCAGACAGGAGGCGTTCAGGATATTCAATGGTCTGTGTCCTCCCTGCATGCAGAGACAGCAGGCCCCAGAGAGGggagagccacagcagaacaacaCCAGGACTGAGGCATCGTCTTCAGCTTGGAGCCAGGCCAGGGACGCTGAGCGACCGTGCCTCACCCTAACCCCAGGGCACACCTCAGCCTGGCAAGCCCCTCTGGCCCGCCCTTGTAAAAGATCTGGCTGCCAGTTCTTTGGGACGCCACAGAATCTGGGTTTCTGCACTATTTGCTACGTAGACTATCAGACCAACCACC ACCTGACTCCTCCCCCTGCCCCGGTCCAGAGCCGGCATGGTTTGGAGGCAGGCTTCCAGAATGCCTCGCGGTGTCGTGGGCCTGGGTGTGGCGCGGTAGGCAAGGCAATGCTGGAGGGTTACTGCGACAAGTGCTACGTCAAAGAGCAAAGTGCACGGCTCAACCAAGTGGCACATCGCACACCACACTCCCCTCCTCTGGTCATG CGTGACCGAGCAGTCAAACCCAGATCTTCGCAGCAATCCCAGACCCAGACCCAGACCCAGACTCAGTGCCGGCGGAGTGGCTGCAGCAATGTGTCCCCAGGTTGCACAGACCTCTGCCCGGAGTGCCACACGCGTGGCCAGGGCAGAGAGGCAGGCAGACGGGCGCAGGCGCCCAAGGAAAAGTCCAAGCAGCGGTGTCGGACGCAGGGCTGCGACCACTACGCCAACCAAGAGAAACAGGGCTACTGCAACGAGTGCGACCACTTCAAACAGATTTACCGCGGCTGA
- the tnfaip3 gene encoding tumor necrosis factor alpha-induced protein 3 isoform X1 produces the protein MVRVSVPTDTQVSVVWSLNVKDFHVVWPAVVGSSSSSSFLFLPSFHPPGHTSAMSQGQNFLPKFLFVSNLLKAVKIRQRVPNDVVKPATSGGLMHHLRGMHRYTLEMIAMNHFPQAFREVVQAAILDRAMQASLEQEKKLNWCREVKKMVPLRTNGDGNCLLHAASQYMLGVQDTDLVLRKALHGVLKETDTGVFRARFQAELLGSQEFTQTGLRYTTMNWEEEWEKIVKMASPVSSSNGLQFDSLEDIHIFVLSNILRRPIIVIADQVVRSMKSGSSISPLNVGGIYLPLHWPPTECYKYPIVLGYDSQHFAPLITIKDSGPEIRAVPLINPGRGGFEELKVHFLMEKEQQQKERLLKDYLLLIEIPVIGLGYDATRIINAARLDEGNLPEDMNLMEDYLQLVNHEYQRWQEDKEQAWAAQPQRPPPFSVSQLSLIEIRCATPRCTFYVSVDTQPHCHECFEKRQATTGGGARIEGVVQTKGGGVQGGVGVIGGSETEVSSRGARSSSPPSSSSGRGVVLSSPRSAPPTAPSLSLYSETHAMKCKTPGCLFTLSVEHDGLCERCFNSRQNHGPPGAGTAAPGLPGPNGGPIVPHPAQGSGWTQWGGRETETERCSMCRQEAFRIFNGLCPPCMQRQQAPERGEPQQNNTRTEASSSAWSQARDAERPCLTLTPGHTSAWQAPLARPCKRSGCQFFGTPQNLGFCTICYVDYQTNHHLTPPPAPVQSRHGLEAGFQNASRCRGPGCGAVGKAMLEGYCDKCYVKEQSARLNQVAHRTPHSPPLVMRDRAVKPRSSQQSQTQTQTQTQCRRSGCSNVSPGCTDLCPECHTRGQGREAGRRAQAPKEKSKQRCRTQGCDHYANQEKQGYCNECDHFKQIYRG, from the exons TTTCCACGTTGTTTGGCCAGCGGTGGTcggttcctcctcctcctcctcgttcctcttcctcccctccttccacCCACCTGGCCACACATCCGCCATGTCGCAGGGTCAGAACTTCCTCCCCAAATTCCTGTTTGTCTCCAACCTGCTGAAGGCGGTGAAGATCCGCCAGCGAGTGCCCAACGACGTGGTTAAGCCGGCCACCAGCGGCGGGCTGATGCACCACCTGCGGGGGATGCACCGGTACACACTGGAGATGATTGCCATGAACCACTTCCCGCAGGCCTTTAGGGAGGTGGTGCAAGCCGCCATCCTGGACCGAGCCATGCAGGCGTCGCTGGAGCAGGAGAAGAAGTTGAATTGGTGTCGGGAGGTGAAGAAGATGGTGCCCTTACGTACAAATG gAGACGGGAACTGTTTGCTCCACGCGGCCTCTCAGTACATGCTGGGCGTTCAGGACACAGACCTGGTGCTTCGGAAAGCCCTCCATGGTGTTTTGAAAGAGACGGACACTGGTGTCTTTAGAGCCCGCTTCCAGGCAGAGCTGCTCGGGTCCCAAGAGTTTACCCAGACTGGACTTCGATACACCACCATG AACTGGGAGGAGGAGTGGGAAAAGATTGTGAAGATGGCGTCTCCGGTCTCCAGTAGCAACGGCCTccagtttgattctctggaggACATCCACATCTTTGTCCTCTCCAACATTCTCCGCAGACCCATCATCGTCATTGCAG ACCAGGTGGTCAGGAGTATGAAATCTGgttcctccatctctcctctgaATGTGGGCGGGATTTATCTGCCGCTACACTGGCCGCCCACAGAGTGCTACAAATACCCTATAGTGCTCGGCTATGACTCCCAGCACTTTGCACCCCTCATCACCATCAAAGACAGTGGTCCAG AGATCCGAGCAGTACCGCTGATCAACCCAGGACGGGGAGGCTTTGAGGAGCTAAAGGTTCACTTCCTGATGGAGaaagaacagcagcagaaagagagaCTTCTCAAAGACTACCTGCTGCTGATAGAGATTCCAGTCATAGGCTTGGGCTACGACGCCACACGAATCATCAATGCTGCACG GTTGGATGAAGGCAACCTCCCTGAAGACATGAACCTGATGGAGGACTACCTGCAACTTGTCAACCATGAGTACCAGCGCTGGCAGGAGGACAAGGAGCAGGCATGGGCTGCCCAGCCGCAGCGCCCGCCACCCTTCTCCGTCTCCCAGCTCTCCCTTATTGAGATCCGCTGTGCCACACCACGATGCACCTTTTACGTCTCCGTAGACACGCAGCCTCATTGCCATGAATGCTTTGAGAAGCGACAGGCCACTACAGGTGGAGGAGCGAGGATAGAAGGGGTGGTGCAGACCAAGGGAGGAGGGGTACAAGGTGGGGTAGGAGTGATAGGGGGATCAGAGACTGAGGTGAGCTCCAGAGGAGCACGAAGCAGCAGCCCCCCATCCTCCTCGTCTGGGAGAGGGGTGGTGTTATCCAGCCCCCGATCTGCTCCACCCACCGCTCCCAGCCTCAGCCTGTACAGTGAAACTCATGCCATGAAGTGCAAGACACCTGGCTGCCTCTTCACCCTAAGCGTGGAGCATGATGGACTTTGTGAGCGCTGTTTCAACTCCAGGCAGAACCACGGGCCCCCTGGAGCTGGAACGGCTGCTCCAGGACTCCCTGGTCCCAATGGGGGGCCTATAGTCCCCCATCCGGCCCAGGGCTCCGGCTGGACCCAGTGGGGGGGCcgtgagacagagacagagcgCTGCAGCATGTGCAGACAGGAGGCGTTCAGGATATTCAATGGTCTGTGTCCTCCCTGCATGCAGAGACAGCAGGCCCCAGAGAGGggagagccacagcagaacaacaCCAGGACTGAGGCATCGTCTTCAGCTTGGAGCCAGGCCAGGGACGCTGAGCGACCGTGCCTCACCCTAACCCCAGGGCACACCTCAGCCTGGCAAGCCCCTCTGGCCCGCCCTTGTAAAAGATCTGGCTGCCAGTTCTTTGGGACGCCACAGAATCTGGGTTTCTGCACTATTTGCTACGTAGACTATCAGACCAACCACC ACCTGACTCCTCCCCCTGCCCCGGTCCAGAGCCGGCATGGTTTGGAGGCAGGCTTCCAGAATGCCTCGCGGTGTCGTGGGCCTGGGTGTGGCGCGGTAGGCAAGGCAATGCTGGAGGGTTACTGCGACAAGTGCTACGTCAAAGAGCAAAGTGCACGGCTCAACCAAGTGGCACATCGCACACCACACTCCCCTCCTCTGGTCATG CGTGACCGAGCAGTCAAACCCAGATCTTCGCAGCAATCCCAGACCCAGACCCAGACCCAGACTCAGTGCCGGCGGAGTGGCTGCAGCAATGTGTCCCCAGGTTGCACAGACCTCTGCCCGGAGTGCCACACGCGTGGCCAGGGCAGAGAGGCAGGCAGACGGGCGCAGGCGCCCAAGGAAAAGTCCAAGCAGCGGTGTCGGACGCAGGGCTGCGACCACTACGCCAACCAAGAGAAACAGGGCTACTGCAACGAGTGCGACCACTTCAAACAGATTTACCGCGGCTGA